The following is a genomic window from Strongyloides ratti genome assembly S_ratti_ED321, chromosome : 1.
caaagaaaaattttattaccaaaaatttatgatgataaaaaagaaaacaagTGATAtgtgataaatttattttatataaaagtgtcctttctatttctttttttttataacttcaaaaaaaagtaatacaaCAATATCAGAaagatattctttttttgtacaaaaaaaaattatatttatgtataaacGAAGATATCAtcaagatatatatatatgttgttgtatgtaataaaaaaatttaattttttgttcgGAAATCGCAATGAATctatttcatattttttttcattaatatatgtatGAGAAGATTACATAAAAAAGTGACACCCATAAGAGAGTGATAATGTTTCTACTTTCATTCtgtttatgaaaaaaaaacaaaataaagatcaccatttatttacataaatttcattttaaataatttgaaaaaaaaaaacttttttttttatcattttataattactGGATAGaagttatattaatttatccaTACTTTTAAGTGAATCTTTAAAGATGGATAGgcaaaaaagttttcaacaATACGTTTTGTGTACGGTAAtgatattacaaataaaggaacaaaaaataaatttaaatattttaaaaaaagaagctttagaaaaaaaaagttggcagaaggttttaaaaaaaagtttgcacttttatgttattataattatatatatatatatataccttggaagtttatatatatatatttaaattcttaTTTAATCTTCTCTAATTGTCAAACTAAGACTATTAGATTTATAAGAAAccatctctttttttttatatttaataaaaaaaaaaagtttatataaaataataaatggatttatattacatttgttttttcctattataataatttaaaagatgtttgaataatttatacgtatacatattcttttataattaaatattcattcaTTTTCACATTAATATAGAGAAAAGAGTATAATTTCGAGAAACAAATATACACATTAATAGTAAACTTAccatgaaaatattattcgcatttctataataattttatttttgttattattattttcttttttttttcttttattctGTTCCTCAtatgaaataaaatcttgatataatatattattattgatttattaattttttttttttttaatatcgcttaatttttacattatcattaaattttactttattatatcataatATATCTTGATGTTGTTTTCCTcttaaacatatatatttatatattaacaaccaaaacaaattttacatttaatttttaagaaatatactttatttatactaGTGTCTATTTTAAGGgtaagtataaaatatatctatctGGTATTTATGAAATACTAAACATATTTACTATATATgcgtataaaatttttcatattatattatcatagTATATTTTTCTAGACTTGATGTATGGTACatgataaaataactatcactaataatttatccttcttttataacttataactcaatttaaaaatattattttatatatcgCTAGAAACCTTCAacaacataaaatatatcttttgtCTGTTTTTGAAGGCAAATGTTTAGTAGTTAAGcgtaaatatgtatatatatatgtctTCAACATAACGTATGTATAAAtttcatatattatatatggcATACAACTCTTCACATATAccattttcaatttttatcttctttttctcactctttttatatttaaataccTCCCTCCTCCTTTATTTGACATAAGGCAAGAAGAATATGCCTTTCATTTCCACTCGAGAACATGTTTATAAAGTCACATCCTACCAACTGCGCATTTTAGCTTACCATAACattgattattatatttcttcatattaattttataggtatactttttttttttgtttaaactttattgtctttttttttttatacatatatatcaTATTCATATACTTCCCCTTATAGGTTTCCATTGTTTACGTACCCAAGAAGTAGAGAACCCAtctatatcaaaaaaaaaaaaaaaagtaagcCCATAACGTACGcataatatatctatatatatatatatataaatatatatacacaCATTTCTCTAAGTCTGTCTCAATATCTCTTCTTTCCAAAGATTGAGAAAAGAGGAATAACCCTACAAAATACACCCTTTTGTCACACACTTATGTACCAAGAACCTACTCCTAAGGTTGAAGCCCCTGTCTCCCCGGATATGAAGCGCCGTTCCCCTACAAATGTTCTTTCGAATGAGCTAATTGATTCTATCAATGCAGAATCTGAAATTCCAGTTAATCAGGCAAAAAGGACAAAGCAGGATGATGAGAGTTTATTAGATACCAAAGAACAATCAACACCTATAATTACAACATTACAAGAACATAATATTGAACCGAAGATTGAGACTAATATTGAATCACAGGTTCTAACTAACATtggtattaataaaaacaacaggacaaataatattgttcCTGAAGATAAGAATACCCAAGTAACAATTAAGGAGGAACATTTTACAGCAACAATTGAAGGAGGAGACTCCAATCAAAAGGTATCTGAAATGAGAGAAAAACTCCAAATTGGTAGTGAAAATTCCCCACCTTGTAAACAGGAAGATCAAAGTCAAGAACAAAAATCTGAACATCAACAACAGACACATGAAATATCAGGAAATAATGATAACTCAGGAAAGAAAAATGATACCAAATATGAAATACGCCTTTTATTGGCAACAAAAATGGCTGGTGCTGTTATAGGAAGACAAGGTtctgttattaaaaaacttcGTACGGAGGTTTGTTTacagtatatatttatattttttttattaattccattattatcttttttttagtataatgCTAACATTAGTATTCCTGATAAAAAGATGCCTGAAAGAGTTCTTACAATAAGTGCatcttttgataatattatgaaaatatttgacGTTGTATTACCAAGAATATTGGAGGTATGtgaaagaattttttattataatattgatttttttttataggaaCAAAGAAATACAACCGATGATAATGAAGTACGTATGATAGTTCATCAATCACAGGCTGGTGCAATTATTGGAAGAGGTGGTTCTAAAGTCAAGGAACTTCGTGAAAAAAGTCATGCTTACCTTAAAGTTTATACCGATTTTTGTCCACGTTCCACTGATCGTGTTATCCAAATAACTGGTAATCAGGAAAAGATTAGAACTGCTGTTTCATTAATTATTGATTATTTGAGGACAATACCAATTAAAGGAAATATTCAGAATTATGATGCATCCAATTATAACCCATCTCACATCAATAGTTATGGTGGATATCCTAGTCCAATGATGGGAAGGGATATTCTACCACCATATCAATTACCTCATGGTAGAGGTATACAAATGCATTCTAGAGGACCTGAACGTTCATATTATGATCCAGGTTATTCATATAATGGTCCACCAATGTATAATTGTAATACCAAAAGATCTGGTGGAGGTGGTGGTGGTTATCAGGGACCTCCGCCACAATATAGTAGACCAGCTCCTATAGATTATGTTGGTATTAATAGATCTGGTGGGATACCTCCGCCTCCTCCTGGTGGACAAGATTATACTATTCAAACAAATCAGgtatgtttatattaaattaaaaagtacaatattagttttatttttttaggtaTCCATTCCAAATAACTATTGTGGATTAGTTATCGGAAAAGAGGGTTCCAAAATAAAGCAGATAAGACAGAAATCTGGAGCTAAAATTGATGTCGAACCAAGTAATGGATCTCTTGATCGGATAATTACTATACAAGGTACTTATTCACAAATTCAAATGGCACAATATCTTCTTCAAAGTTggtatgtttttaaaatattattagtattCATCTTacttgatattttttttagtattaaaaacCAAGAATCTACAGGTGCAAAGAGGACTTATGGTGGACAACGTTATCAATAAACAATCAAtgtaatatttcttttgtgacattttttttaaatattaattttcattttaatattttatatacatgGTCGTATCTTTAAAGatagtacttttttttaaaaaatattttgtaaatccTAAAAACATATAAACGAAAAATGAAATGTgtgaaactttttttaattttatataaacttttttaagataataaaatgcgctgataagaaaaagtgcaataaatttttaaaaaatactacAGTTTTATTTAGTTAGTGTAATCAAAGTGTAAAGTTTACATTTGCTTCAAGGTAGTGAtttgaagaaattttaaagtaaaattagaTCTAAATGTAAGAATTTGAAACAAATATTTGTAATGTTagatttttgtaaaaattttcaagaatgtttaactttttaaaaagcaCATTTATGAATGGAATCAAAAGAATTACTTTTGGGTAATgcttctttattattttgataccatatcttttttctttcatgGTGACTTGAttggtaataaaaattttgttgtattaaatttaatgtttttttttttatctttaatagatcataaacttttattatgtaattttttcaacATAATGATAAGGTGATAAGTTATGCATTTGTGGTGTTCCTTCGAACAAAATAAGTATCACTAAAAACGGATATTTTGTACTTGAAATATAACTATACACTATTTACTGtgattttaatttcttttttttaatttcaatttcTATGCTAAAAAGGTATactttaaaagtaattttttaagaaaaaaagaatcaTGTTGTAGCAAATTTTGTTggttataattttaaaaaaattacaggAAAAAATTAGTCACACTTTTCagaataacatttaaaattttaatttcagattcaagtatatattttttcctgaatcatatttaaaaagactcttcaaaaacaataatattaaagtctttgaatttatcaacaaattttgataacaatgttgttaaaatttacaataatttaaaaacttgATTGCCAGAAAGTAACGACgattatattaaaactattattatatgaggtaaaaaaataaatttaaaattaaaaaataaaaaaaaatgtaagtTAAAAGAGTTATTTGATAGTATAAGATTTCATGATAACAAAAATggaaattgataaaaagatGGAAATGGTATGGAAAAGTGAAATTGATAAGAGAAGAAATttgatagaaaaatttacaaCAATTAACATTATAATGAAAAGTATAATTTCTTTGGTATCTTTCAAATGACACAactagaataaaaaattttttattaaaaaattccctttagaaaaaaaatattactaaaaacaaacttaaaataatttcaaatacacaaaaaaaaacaggaAGCAATCTTTTATCACTAaagataatgtttttttaattaattcttttattataaagcATACTCATAATACAAATTAtgaaatacaataaaaaatatttgtaagtTAAAATGagcaattaaattataacattaattattGAGATTCTTCTTCAAATTCACCCATTGTTTTCGCAGTTCCACTTCTACCCAATTTATTGTTTCTACTACTATTATTTCAACCACTTCCATCTAtaaattctatttttataacttaaaaatattttcaacaagttaaatatacttttattattttttgtaccATTCTAACCCCTtgaattcttttttaatttatcatttgcattcttaaaaaaatatacaaatttaaattgAATAGAAGACTAAGTGGTTCAGATTGTAGTGAAAAACTTCTATTATCAATACCACTatcatattttgttaaaaacttataaataatttctcaatatgttataaaaaaataatttttttttcattgtaCTAGGAAATCAcctcaatttatttttcatgtTACTTAAAAGATCTAtcaattttgataaaaatttttcattaatattgtaaagtttctatcattatatttattcttttttttaaactataaatatatatatataattaaagtaattaaaaaaataacttacaatattttgattaaaatttgacttatttaatatgtatcataaaattttaataattttaaataaatttattaaatatatattaattaaaagttatgatttttttctattgtaATAAGAATTTTTCCATAAAAACAGTTGATCCTGCATAAAAAATAgattaacaataatttatcaaataattattttaatataaatttttaaataaatcatcTTCTATAGTTTAGaaacaaaacaaaaataaatattacaacaaaaaaggtaagaaaaaaatagataagctaaaagataaataatataaaaaagattaaagataattaattaaattaaagataCTTATTACTAAAGCTAATAAAAGATAAGATATTCtggaaatttttattattataaatataaaaaaattagaaagaaacaataattacacgtattagaaaaaaaaaagcctaaaaaattttaaaaatataaatcatctgaaatatgtataagaaaaagattcttatattaaaaaaaaaaactttagcTGAAAAactaaacaaataatatcataataaattataattagtccagaaatagtaatataatgatacttgatataaaagtaattaaaattaacttaCCAACTGAAATGaattatgtaaatttaaagaaattaatatcatctatataatgataaaaactGCATCcatatgaatatatatttttatgtctattaagtgttaataaaataataaaaaaatttctttgtaatttattgtaactatcaaaatattattaatttttataactatatatcactataatttttatacaataaaaaaaaacatataaatattgaaataaaaacaactgttatttttattaataaaaattaaaaaacatttttttgctGGTATAACAGCTAACATAAGTTAAATGTGAGTTGATTTTTACTATCGTGTCAcatgataagaaataataaagaacTATTATAATTAACCAATCGTTAAGAGAATATGAAAGCAACGTTTcggatatttttttagatttcttcaatattttttttttataatattatatataacagTAATCTCCCTATATGTCTTTGTTTATgttatgtataatatatatacatattgtggcatgatgataaaatagaaaaaatatatatattttttcaatagtCGTCTCTAATTACAAAAACTATACTactatactttttttttttctttcttgaAAATTAACCATATTCGTATTTTCTTtcattcttttttctttctctctcttttttttaattattgataaattgttgcttttttatttatcttattttgtattaattgtttttgtcGTTCATTTCATTATATTCCTCTTTCTgccatttcttttttttttacaatatatataatggGAAAGCGATTGTTAATgggatatatatatatataaatatatatatgtatattttttgatgtgTTTTGAAGGCTTTTTTACACAATTAgtataaatacatatatgataaacattatataatatatatatatttatatatatatatatatcaagcATAGctagtttttaatttactacATACACATTGCGGCCTACAAGAAGCTCCACGTCTTCTTCTTGGCGTAACTTTATCTGTAGGAGTTGTTTCCGTTGTTGAAAAGTGAACcgtaattaaattttcaagaGTCTCCAACATTTGCTCCATCTCAATGATGTGCTGTTCTGAAGTAGTAGGCACATTTTGTTGTATTATTGAGGACGACGTCCCAGTCCCGGTAATTGTAGGGCCACCACCAATATTACTACTGGTAGTACAATGAATTCCACTATTATTTTGACCCGAACTTCCTGCATTAGATGATGTTTGTCCCGATGTTGTTGGTAGTATTGTTGGTGTTCCTGAAGGCACTGCCGTCCCTGAAGTAGAAGGTCCCGCACTTGAATTTcctaaaaaatttgtaattgGAAAGGTTGCCTCCATTGCTGTACACCGTTTCATTTCAACGACACAGGCTGATACACATCCAATAAACTGAGAAGCATGTTTTG
Proteins encoded in this region:
- a CDS encoding Heterogeneous nuclear ribonucleoprotein K, with amino-acid sequence MYQEPTPKVEAPVSPDMKRRSPTNVLSNELIDSINAESEIPVNQAKRTKQDDESLLDTKEQSTPIITTLQEHNIEPKIETNIESQVLTNIGINKNNRTNNIVPEDKNTQVTIKEEHFTATIEGGDSNQKVSEMREKLQIGSENSPPCKQEDQSQEQKSEHQQQTHEISGNNDNSGKKNDTKYEIRLLLATKMAGAVIGRQGSVIKKLRTEYNANISIPDKKMPERVLTISASFDNIMKIFDVVLPRILEEQRNTTDDNEVRMIVHQSQAGAIIGRGGSKVKELREKSHAYLKVYTDFCPRSTDRVIQITGNQEKIRTAVSLIIDYLRTIPIKGNIQNYDASNYNPSHINSYGGYPSPMMGRDILPPYQLPHGRGIQMHSRGPERSYYDPGYSYNGPPMYNCNTKRSGGGGGGYQGPPPQYSRPAPIDYVGINRSGGIPPPPPGGQDYTIQTNQVSIPNNYCGLVIGKEGSKIKQIRQKSGAKIDVEPSNGSLDRIITIQGTYSQIQMAQYLLQSCIKNQESTGAKRTYGGQRYQ